One region of Burkholderia pyrrocinia genomic DNA includes:
- a CDS encoding ShlB/FhaC/HecB family hemolysin secretion/activation protein → MKPRVFPRLKLPLLVASLAAFHVPAHAQTPPPAARPVQDPAQLIIEQQREQARQRQLEQPPASITVAPTSETTLDIPPDTPVNAITESGPTFAVKQITLQASDGSSFEPPSGVSGKRLDAVVAPFVGQDLGSHRINVLLKRITDVFVERGFVTTRALLGPQNLATGTLKITIQVGSIEAFTINGKPVHRLKPGESSAGGGWITDAGYENAFPATSGDPLRLSDIDQGVAQINRLRRNQATVQILPGQNPGESIVDIGNKPGDRLYYTLGVDNYGSSATGVTRYRAGVEADNLLGLQESLSVNFLDSLDSNAIVGSFAVPFGRHTFSYTISDSEYQQVIGTTALEYGRTLSHIFGWNYLVGRSVSDITSVDTTLSWRRTDREVNGIDLDPQRVAVLRVGGNWLHKFVMNDAQGNFTVNGGVSQGLPWFGANHDPHGITRDEAHSQFTKVDATAAFTLPLPKVGRALLAYRGVLSGQYTNMALFGSEQLYLGGMDTVRGFRSGEIAGDRGFYSRNELAWVNAPAWKDGRIEPYVFFDAGKASLVAASGFPTLAGAGAGVRAQWQWHKQFLSGELLVGRALTQPAALGSKATLVLATMNWNY, encoded by the coding sequence ATGAAACCACGCGTATTCCCCCGACTGAAGCTGCCGCTGCTGGTCGCGAGCCTCGCTGCATTCCATGTGCCGGCGCACGCGCAGACTCCGCCCCCGGCCGCCCGCCCCGTGCAGGATCCGGCGCAGCTGATCATCGAGCAGCAGCGCGAGCAGGCGCGCCAGCGTCAACTCGAACAGCCGCCGGCCTCGATTACAGTTGCGCCGACGTCGGAAACGACGCTCGACATTCCGCCGGACACGCCGGTCAATGCGATCACCGAATCCGGTCCGACCTTTGCCGTGAAGCAGATCACGCTACAGGCGTCCGACGGCAGTTCGTTCGAGCCGCCGAGCGGTGTGTCCGGTAAAAGGCTCGACGCAGTCGTCGCACCGTTCGTCGGTCAGGACCTCGGTTCGCATCGCATCAACGTTCTGTTGAAGAGGATTACCGACGTATTCGTCGAACGGGGTTTCGTTACGACGCGTGCACTGCTCGGCCCGCAGAATCTTGCCACCGGCACACTGAAGATCACGATCCAGGTCGGTTCAATTGAAGCGTTCACGATCAATGGCAAACCGGTTCACCGGCTCAAGCCCGGCGAGTCGTCGGCGGGCGGCGGCTGGATCACGGACGCCGGCTACGAAAACGCATTCCCAGCGACGTCTGGCGATCCGCTGCGCCTGTCCGACATCGACCAGGGCGTCGCGCAGATCAACCGTCTGCGCCGCAACCAGGCGACGGTCCAGATCCTGCCCGGCCAGAATCCGGGCGAATCGATCGTCGACATCGGCAACAAACCGGGTGATCGCCTCTACTACACGCTCGGCGTAGACAACTACGGCAGTTCGGCCACGGGTGTCACGCGTTACCGGGCTGGCGTCGAAGCCGACAACCTGCTCGGCCTGCAGGAATCGCTGAGCGTGAACTTCCTCGACAGCCTCGACAGTAATGCGATCGTCGGTTCGTTCGCGGTGCCGTTCGGCCGCCATACGTTCAGCTACACGATTTCCGATTCGGAATACCAGCAGGTGATCGGCACGACTGCGCTCGAATACGGCCGCACGCTGTCGCACATCTTCGGCTGGAATTATCTGGTTGGACGCAGCGTGAGCGATATCACCAGCGTAGACACCACGTTGTCGTGGCGTCGCACTGACCGGGAAGTCAACGGCATTGATCTCGATCCGCAGCGCGTCGCGGTGTTGCGCGTCGGTGGCAACTGGCTGCACAAGTTCGTGATGAACGACGCGCAAGGTAATTTCACGGTCAACGGCGGCGTATCGCAAGGTCTGCCGTGGTTCGGTGCGAACCACGATCCGCACGGCATCACGCGCGACGAAGCGCACAGCCAGTTCACGAAGGTGGATGCCACTGCTGCATTCACGCTGCCGTTGCCGAAGGTCGGGCGTGCGCTGCTCGCATATCGGGGCGTATTGAGCGGGCAGTACACGAACATGGCGCTGTTCGGTTCAGAGCAGCTGTACCTCGGAGGCATGGATACCGTCCGGGGGTTCCGTTCGGGCGAGATCGCCGGCGATCGTGGTTTCTACTCGCGCAACGAGCTTGCCTGGGTGAACGCGCCGGCGTGGAAGGACGGCCGGATCGAGCCGTACGTGTTCTTCGACGCAGGCAAGGCGAGCCTCGTCGCCGCGTCGGGTTTCCCGACGCTGGCCGGAGCTGGCGCGGGGGTGCGCGCGCAATGGCAGTGGCACAAGCAATTTCTGTCCGGCGAGTTGCTGGTCGGGCGTGCGCTGACGCAACCGGCCGCGCTCGGCTCGAAGGCGACGCTCGTGTTGGCCACGATGAACTGGAATTATTGA
- a CDS encoding NmrA family transcriptional regulator, whose product MSALPILIVGGSGKTGARVDARLRARGIATRPVSRTSAVRFDWTEPATWPAVLDGVSAAYVTYQPDIAVEGAVEAIAAFARLARESGVERVVLLSGRGEPRAQAAEAALQASGVGWGVVRASWFNQNFSEGYLLDGVLAGEVALPAGAVREPFVDSDDIADVAVAALTDARCEDRVIEVTGPRALAFAEAVGEIARAAGRPIVYREIPPDAFVAGLRAVGVPEPVVELLDELFGTVLDGRNSAVAHGIDDTLGRPARDFADYARATAATGVWSA is encoded by the coding sequence ATGTCGGCACTTCCCATCCTCATCGTCGGCGGCTCGGGCAAGACGGGCGCCCGCGTCGATGCACGGCTGCGCGCACGCGGCATCGCTACCCGGCCCGTGTCGCGCACGTCGGCCGTCCGCTTCGACTGGACCGAGCCCGCGACCTGGCCCGCCGTGCTCGACGGCGTGTCGGCCGCGTACGTGACCTACCAGCCCGACATCGCCGTCGAAGGCGCGGTGGAAGCGATCGCTGCATTCGCACGGCTCGCGCGTGAAAGCGGCGTCGAGCGGGTGGTGCTGCTGTCCGGGCGCGGCGAGCCCCGCGCGCAGGCCGCCGAGGCCGCGCTGCAGGCGTCGGGCGTGGGCTGGGGTGTGGTGCGCGCGAGCTGGTTCAACCAGAACTTCTCCGAGGGCTACCTGCTCGACGGCGTGCTGGCCGGCGAGGTCGCGCTGCCGGCCGGTGCGGTGCGCGAGCCGTTCGTCGATTCGGACGACATCGCGGACGTGGCCGTGGCCGCGCTCACCGATGCCCGGTGCGAGGATCGCGTGATCGAGGTCACGGGCCCGCGCGCACTGGCGTTCGCCGAAGCCGTCGGCGAAATCGCGCGGGCCGCCGGCCGGCCGATCGTGTATCGCGAGATTCCGCCCGATGCGTTCGTCGCGGGGCTGCGCGCGGTCGGCGTGCCGGAGCCGGTCGTCGAGTTGCTCGACGAATTGTTCGGCACGGTGCTCGACGGGCGTAACAGCGCGGTGGCGCACGGCATCGACGACACGCTCGGGCGGCCGGCGCGCGATTTCGCCGACTATGCGCGTGCGACGGCCGCAACCGGCGTGTGGAGCGCGTGA
- a CDS encoding dimethylsulfoniopropionate lyase, whose protein sequence is MYTRNEDLEHFIAIARALFQSPRLPDAARHAAAQVFARLEHPSHDGMRAAKRYPACDLLDSALAPLLDDSSDLRAAARALKTLEPSLGWQRRTSGLNGSEDYVEKHVNGMICGPGGMESRYDVQLGFSLIAPFTRYPDHQHLPEEAYVLLSAGEFRQRDGAWFDPGIGGGLHNTPNIVHAMRSGSAPFLAMWCLLP, encoded by the coding sequence ATGTACACGCGCAACGAAGACCTCGAACATTTCATCGCCATCGCCCGGGCCCTGTTTCAGTCGCCCAGGTTGCCGGATGCGGCCCGCCACGCAGCGGCACAAGTTTTCGCTCGCCTCGAGCATCCGTCTCACGACGGCATGCGTGCCGCGAAACGATATCCGGCCTGCGACCTCCTCGATTCCGCGCTCGCGCCCCTTCTCGACGATTCGTCCGACCTGCGCGCCGCGGCACGCGCGCTCAAGACGCTCGAACCCTCGCTGGGCTGGCAACGACGAACGTCGGGGTTGAACGGGAGCGAAGATTACGTCGAGAAGCATGTGAACGGGATGATCTGCGGGCCGGGCGGGATGGAGAGCCGTTACGACGTTCAACTGGGGTTTTCGTTGATCGCGCCCTTTACCCGCTACCCCGATCACCAGCATCTGCCGGAAGAGGCGTACGTGCTGCTGTCCGCAGGCGAATTTCGCCAGCGGGATGGCGCGTGGTTCGATCCGGGCATCGGCGGCGGGCTGCACAACACGCCCAATATCGTGCATGCGATGCGCTCGGGCAGCGCACCGTTTCTCGCGATGTGGTGCCTCTTGCCTTGA
- a CDS encoding patatin-like phospholipase family protein — protein MTTTHARRRNDGPRKQIALALQGGGMHGAFTWGVLDSLLEDSRLEIEGVSATSAGAMNAAVLAYGLQKGGEDGARQALHDFWRAVAQSAERYNPLRWVPWLKGTHSFGLDHSPLYAFADMMLRVFSPYQFNPNNLNPLREVLESQVDFDALRKHCPIRLYLCATNVETGKIRIFTGQDVSADAVLASACVPTLFQAVTIDGEYYWDGGYMGNPAIYPLIYNCATRDVVIVHINPLVRRGVPITAAEILNRISEISFNSSLMREMRAISFVTDLIRQGTIKRGEMKEMLIHSIRADDALCTLSVSSKYNADWGFLSELHDYGRREADTWLAHHYGNIGQRSSIDIRSEFL, from the coding sequence ATGACAACCACGCACGCAAGACGCCGCAATGATGGACCGCGCAAACAGATCGCGCTGGCCTTGCAGGGAGGCGGGATGCACGGCGCCTTTACCTGGGGTGTGCTTGACAGTCTGCTCGAAGACAGCAGGCTAGAAATAGAGGGCGTCAGTGCAACCAGCGCCGGCGCGATGAACGCGGCTGTACTCGCATACGGGCTGCAAAAAGGCGGCGAAGACGGTGCGCGCCAGGCCCTGCACGACTTCTGGCGGGCAGTCGCGCAATCGGCGGAACGCTACAACCCGCTGCGTTGGGTGCCCTGGCTGAAGGGCACGCACAGCTTCGGGCTCGATCATTCGCCGCTGTATGCATTCGCCGACATGATGCTGCGCGTTTTTTCGCCCTATCAGTTCAATCCGAACAACCTGAACCCGCTGCGCGAAGTGCTCGAAAGCCAGGTCGATTTCGACGCGCTGCGCAAGCACTGTCCGATCCGGCTGTACCTGTGCGCAACCAATGTCGAGACGGGGAAAATACGCATCTTCACGGGACAGGATGTCAGTGCAGACGCGGTACTTGCGTCGGCATGCGTGCCGACACTGTTCCAGGCGGTCACGATCGATGGCGAGTACTACTGGGATGGCGGTTACATGGGTAATCCGGCCATCTATCCTCTCATCTACAATTGCGCGACGCGCGACGTCGTGATCGTGCACATCAATCCGCTCGTGCGCCGCGGCGTGCCGATCACGGCTGCGGAAATTCTCAACCGTATCAGCGAGATCAGTTTCAACTCGTCGCTGATGCGCGAGATGCGAGCCATCTCGTTCGTCACCGACCTGATTCGGCAAGGCACGATAAAACGCGGCGAGATGAAGGAAATGCTGATCCATTCCATTCGCGCCGACGACGCTCTGTGCACGTTGAGCGTATCGAGCAAGTACAACGCGGATTGGGGATTTCTCAGCGAACTGCATGACTACGGGCGACGCGAAGCGGATACGTGGCTCGCGCATCACTACGGAAACATCGGACAGCGGTCGAGTATCGACATCCGCAGTGAATTTCTCTGA
- a CDS encoding TetR/AcrR family transcriptional regulator: MGRQKSGQNDEPEAAAADAPARARLVPTQQRSRERFERILACASDVMIEKGCDAFRMSDIVERTGISFGSLYQYFPDKSAVIGTLAERYNAVGHDCVRRDLAAMKTLDDLHGTLARITDSYYRMFVDEPLMRDIWRATQADRALQELDRADGEFLAALFADALGDVAPDTTRAQRRAFAELMMIQIAAAVRHAITLPPKASRQILAMFKRMLPRDLAVLDA; encoded by the coding sequence ATGGGCCGACAAAAATCGGGGCAGAACGACGAGCCCGAAGCGGCGGCAGCGGACGCGCCGGCGCGCGCGCGGCTCGTGCCGACGCAGCAGCGCAGCCGCGAGCGGTTCGAGCGCATCCTCGCGTGCGCGTCGGACGTGATGATCGAGAAAGGCTGCGACGCGTTCCGGATGAGCGACATCGTCGAACGCACGGGCATCTCGTTCGGTTCGCTGTACCAGTACTTTCCGGACAAGTCTGCCGTGATCGGCACGCTCGCGGAGCGCTACAACGCCGTCGGGCACGACTGCGTGCGGCGCGATCTCGCCGCGATGAAGACGCTCGACGACCTGCACGGCACGCTCGCGCGCATCACGGACAGCTACTACCGGATGTTCGTCGACGAGCCGCTGATGCGCGACATCTGGCGCGCGACGCAGGCCGACCGCGCGCTGCAGGAACTCGACCGGGCGGACGGCGAGTTCCTGGCCGCGCTGTTCGCGGATGCGTTGGGAGACGTGGCGCCCGACACGACACGCGCGCAGCGGCGCGCGTTCGCCGAGCTGATGATGATCCAGATCGCAGCGGCCGTGCGCCACGCGATCACGCTGCCGCCGAAGGCGTCGCGGCAGATCCTCGCGATGTTCAAGCGCATGTTGCCGCGGGATCTGGCGGTGCTGGACGCGTAA
- a CDS encoding peptidylprolyl isomerase yields MKTKLMPALIAMSLAGALTGTASAQTTAASQQPTTVATVNGTAITQAELDAVLRVSRQPDTPQVRQAIKNQLIARVLIQQAAEKANYGSKPEVQAAMQVAKANAETQLYLKDNVKPDPVTDAQVKSRYDEIVASLGKDEYKPRLIVVQDAATAATVLSELKAGKSFEGLARQYSIAPSRGTGGELPWTSFKAPATEGKTSGLPVAIAQTLEKLPVGAVTPSSIPIDGARAIVKLDAKRPTQVPSFPQAQATIRQQLEALALEKASAQFVGGLLKNATIQQ; encoded by the coding sequence ATGAAAACGAAACTGATGCCTGCGCTGATCGCAATGTCGCTTGCCGGTGCACTGACCGGTACCGCATCCGCGCAAACGACGGCTGCATCGCAGCAGCCGACCACTGTTGCGACGGTGAACGGGACGGCGATCACGCAGGCGGAACTCGACGCCGTGTTGCGGGTCTCGAGGCAGCCGGACACGCCGCAGGTGCGTCAGGCGATCAAGAATCAATTGATTGCGCGCGTGTTGATCCAGCAGGCAGCCGAGAAGGCGAACTACGGCAGCAAGCCGGAAGTCCAAGCGGCGATGCAGGTGGCGAAGGCGAATGCCGAGACCCAGCTCTATCTGAAAGACAACGTGAAACCCGACCCGGTGACGGACGCGCAGGTGAAGTCGCGCTACGACGAGATCGTCGCGTCGCTCGGGAAGGACGAATACAAGCCGCGGCTGATCGTCGTTCAGGATGCGGCGACGGCCGCGACCGTGCTGAGCGAGTTGAAGGCGGGAAAATCGTTTGAAGGTCTTGCCCGCCAGTACAGCATCGCGCCGAGCCGCGGGACCGGCGGCGAGTTGCCGTGGACGAGCTTCAAGGCGCCGGCGACGGAGGGCAAGACGTCCGGTTTGCCGGTCGCGATCGCGCAGACGCTCGAAAAGCTGCCCGTGGGCGCAGTCACGCCCTCATCGATCCCGATCGATGGTGCACGAGCCATCGTGAAGCTCGATGCAAAGCGGCCGACGCAGGTGCCGTCGTTCCCGCAAGCACAGGCAACGATCCGCCAGCAACTGGAGGCGCTTGCACTGGAAAAGGCGAGTGCGCAGTTCGTTGGTGGACTGTTGAAGAACGCGACGATCCAGCAGTAG
- a CDS encoding adenylate/guanylate cyclase domain-containing protein — MRCTTCGSENPPGARVCQECQAVLPRTCPQCGHEAEPAARFCSNCGASLATPAAAPSFSRPSDREPPPTPIHYTPDHLAERIRAEHAAMEARGEPAGERKTVTALFADMAGSTALIHDLDPEVAHRLIVPVVKLMMEAVHYYEGYVAKSLGDGILALFGAPIAHEDHAQRALFAALRMQQAMRQHGDRIRLQEGIPLQIRVGVHTGEVVVRSIRTDDLHTEYDPLGHTIHIASRIEGIATPTSILVSESTHKLAEGYFEFNALGATQLKGIPAPLCVYEVLGLGALRTRLQLSAHRGLARFVGRETEMGHLNRALEAMRGGHGRVVGVVGEAGVGKSRLFHEFKERSRRGALVLETFSVSHGKAFPNLPLIELLKNYFQITTQDDERRCREKVIGKALTLERSFEDLVPYILYLLGIGEGGTILVEMDPQIRRDRTFDAIRNLLARESRNQPVHLLFEDLQWLDRETEAFLTYLVDHVPDERILLLVNYRPEYQPAWDRAGHCSKIRLEPLGPSDAQGLLTALLGEDRTLVPLKQLILEKTEGNPFFMEEVVQTLVEEKSLLGDAGHYRIVETPATLHIPTTVQGVLAARIDRLPIEEKELLQALAVIGHEFPFSLIRRICSEAPARDDELRRLLAHLEAAEFIYERPAFPEVNYSFKHALTQEVAGRSLLTERRTTLHERTAQAIEVLFPTRIADYCSELAHHYSQSGNIPKAVEYLHRAAQQALRHAAHLDAMNHLGAALALLERLPDTPMHAHWELTLLLSLGPVLMDVRGYGATEVGVTYRRALELCERTGDASQRFATQLGLRIHHVVRGEYAIATDLSNQMLGIARDANDPGLLVEAYGALGVCFFLQGDFGAARANLEQACAIYDPKQHQAHVFAHGVDPGIRALNYLVLTLWFQGYPEQALKRSAEALTLAQGLAYGPSLAFSLTYAAHLHQLRREPVLAGERADAVIAVSTEHGLPYWLAWGTLLRGWVTSEQGNIHDGIAQMRLGLDAQRAAGGADLRPYSLALLADSYWRAGDKRAARDTLEEAMAIVEKSGEHCYEAELCRLTGIYLAGEAIKDGTAPARDNEALDCFHRAIARARRQGARALELRAASDLARLLQRQGKTVEARRALSEAYSCFTEGFDTSDLREAKALLDALDARAG, encoded by the coding sequence ATGCGCTGCACAACATGCGGATCCGAGAATCCTCCCGGTGCGAGGGTCTGCCAGGAGTGTCAGGCCGTGCTGCCCCGCACTTGTCCGCAATGCGGACATGAGGCCGAGCCGGCAGCCCGCTTCTGCAGCAATTGCGGGGCGTCGCTGGCTACACCCGCCGCCGCGCCGTCGTTTTCTCGACCATCGGATCGGGAGCCGCCGCCAACCCCCATTCATTACACGCCCGATCATCTTGCCGAGCGGATCCGTGCCGAACACGCGGCCATGGAAGCGCGCGGCGAGCCCGCCGGCGAGCGCAAGACCGTTACCGCGCTGTTTGCCGACATGGCCGGGTCGACCGCGTTGATCCACGATCTCGATCCCGAAGTGGCGCATCGCTTGATCGTGCCCGTGGTCAAGCTGATGATGGAAGCGGTCCACTACTACGAAGGGTACGTAGCGAAATCGCTCGGCGATGGCATCCTCGCGCTGTTCGGCGCACCGATCGCCCACGAAGATCATGCGCAGCGAGCGCTTTTCGCGGCATTGCGCATGCAGCAGGCGATGCGGCAGCACGGCGACCGCATTCGTCTGCAGGAAGGCATTCCTCTGCAAATTCGCGTTGGCGTTCATACGGGCGAGGTCGTCGTCCGTTCCATCCGCACCGACGACTTGCATACCGAATACGATCCGCTCGGGCATACGATCCACATCGCGTCGCGGATCGAGGGAATTGCCACGCCCACGTCGATTCTCGTCAGCGAGTCCACCCATAAGCTGGCCGAAGGCTATTTCGAGTTCAACGCGCTGGGGGCAACGCAACTCAAGGGAATTCCCGCGCCGCTGTGCGTATACGAAGTGCTTGGCCTGGGAGCGTTGCGAACGCGCCTGCAGCTGTCGGCGCATCGCGGTCTAGCGCGTTTCGTCGGCCGTGAAACGGAAATGGGCCATCTGAACCGGGCGCTGGAGGCAATGAGGGGCGGGCATGGGCGCGTGGTCGGCGTGGTGGGGGAAGCGGGCGTCGGAAAGTCTCGCCTTTTTCACGAGTTCAAGGAGCGTTCACGGCGTGGCGCGCTGGTGCTGGAAACGTTTTCGGTCTCGCACGGCAAGGCGTTTCCCAATTTGCCGCTCATCGAACTCCTGAAGAACTATTTCCAGATCACGACGCAGGACGACGAGCGGCGCTGCCGGGAAAAGGTCATCGGCAAGGCGCTCACGCTCGAGCGCAGTTTCGAGGACCTCGTGCCCTACATCCTCTATCTGCTTGGAATCGGCGAGGGCGGGACGATACTGGTCGAGATGGATCCGCAGATCCGGCGCGACCGTACGTTCGACGCGATCAGGAATCTTCTCGCGCGAGAGAGCCGGAATCAGCCGGTCCATTTGCTGTTCGAGGATCTGCAATGGCTGGACCGTGAGACGGAAGCCTTCCTCACCTACCTGGTCGACCACGTGCCGGACGAGCGAATACTCCTGTTGGTGAACTACAGGCCCGAGTATCAGCCCGCGTGGGACCGCGCGGGTCATTGCAGCAAAATCCGTCTCGAACCGCTTGGTCCATCCGATGCTCAAGGACTGCTTACGGCGCTGCTCGGCGAAGATCGCACACTCGTGCCTCTCAAGCAGCTGATTCTGGAGAAGACGGAGGGCAACCCGTTTTTCATGGAGGAAGTGGTCCAGACGCTTGTCGAAGAGAAATCGCTGCTCGGCGATGCCGGGCATTACCGCATCGTGGAGACCCCGGCGACGCTGCACATTCCCACCACCGTGCAGGGCGTGCTGGCTGCCCGGATCGATCGGCTGCCCATCGAGGAAAAGGAACTGCTACAGGCGCTCGCCGTCATCGGCCACGAGTTTCCGTTCAGCCTGATCCGGCGAATTTGCAGCGAAGCGCCGGCGCGGGACGATGAACTGCGTCGTCTGCTCGCTCATCTGGAAGCCGCGGAGTTCATCTACGAGCGACCCGCCTTTCCCGAGGTCAATTATTCATTCAAACACGCGCTGACTCAGGAAGTGGCCGGGCGCTCGTTGCTCACGGAGCGGCGTACCACATTGCACGAGCGCACTGCGCAGGCGATCGAGGTGCTGTTCCCGACGCGCATCGCCGATTACTGCAGCGAACTTGCGCACCACTACAGTCAGAGCGGAAACATTCCCAAGGCCGTCGAATATCTGCATCGGGCAGCGCAGCAGGCGCTTCGTCATGCCGCCCACCTCGATGCAATGAATCACCTCGGAGCGGCGCTTGCGCTGCTCGAGCGTTTGCCGGATACGCCGATGCATGCGCATTGGGAACTGACGCTGCTGCTTTCCCTCGGGCCGGTCTTGATGGACGTCCGTGGGTATGGCGCGACCGAGGTGGGCGTGACATACAGGCGCGCGCTCGAGTTATGCGAGCGGACCGGCGACGCATCGCAACGCTTTGCGACGCAGTTGGGCTTGCGGATACACCATGTGGTGCGCGGCGAGTATGCAATCGCGACCGATCTGAGCAACCAGATGCTCGGTATTGCCAGGGATGCGAATGATCCGGGCTTGCTCGTGGAGGCATATGGTGCGCTGGGCGTGTGCTTTTTCCTGCAGGGCGATTTCGGCGCTGCTCGCGCAAACCTGGAACAGGCCTGTGCGATCTACGATCCGAAGCAGCATCAGGCACACGTCTTCGCGCACGGGGTGGATCCTGGTATTCGGGCGCTCAATTACCTCGTATTGACTTTGTGGTTTCAGGGCTATCCGGAACAAGCGCTCAAACGCAGCGCTGAAGCACTCACGCTCGCGCAGGGCCTTGCTTATGGGCCGTCTCTGGCGTTCAGCCTTACCTACGCAGCCCACTTGCATCAACTGCGGAGGGAGCCGGTGCTTGCCGGCGAGCGTGCCGATGCGGTCATTGCGGTATCGACCGAGCACGGATTGCCTTACTGGCTCGCGTGGGGGACGCTTCTGCGCGGCTGGGTGACGAGCGAGCAAGGAAACATCCACGACGGAATCGCGCAGATGCGGCTGGGCCTCGACGCGCAGCGGGCAGCCGGCGGCGCAGACCTGCGGCCATATTCCCTCGCGTTGCTCGCCGACAGTTACTGGCGTGCGGGCGACAAGAGGGCAGCACGAGACACGCTGGAAGAGGCAATGGCGATCGTCGAGAAATCCGGCGAGCATTGCTACGAAGCCGAGCTCTGCCGGCTCACGGGAATCTATCTGGCTGGAGAGGCGATCAAGGACGGCACTGCACCTGCACGCGATAACGAAGCCCTGGACTGTTTTCACCGAGCGATCGCGCGAGCGCGCCGGCAGGGTGCCAGGGCGCTGGAATTGCGCGCGGCGTCGGACCTTGCGAGGCTGTTGCAACGGCAGGGGAAGACCGTGGAGGCAAGGCGGGCGCTGTCCGAGGCGTACAGCTGCTTCACGGAAGGATTCGACACGAGCGACCTGCGAGAGGCGAAAGCGCTGCTGGATGCTTTGGACGCGCGCGCAGGATGA
- a CDS encoding DUF1772 domain-containing protein: MIAFATSALLWGLAIGCGLMAGVYFAFSTFVMTSLGRIAPQAGAAAMNAINVDIVRSPFMPLFLGTTLMALALAVLALFDRDRPGAMAALAGGVLYVFGMFAVTMAVNVPLNDALAAADPATAQGAALWTRYVHDWTMWNHVRTVASAAACVFFIAGIAAR, from the coding sequence ATGATCGCTTTCGCGACTTCCGCATTGCTGTGGGGTTTGGCCATCGGCTGCGGGCTGATGGCCGGCGTGTACTTCGCGTTCTCGACGTTCGTGATGACGTCGCTCGGACGGATCGCGCCGCAGGCCGGCGCGGCCGCGATGAATGCGATCAACGTCGACATCGTGCGTTCGCCGTTCATGCCGCTGTTCCTCGGCACGACGCTGATGGCGCTCGCGCTGGCCGTGCTCGCGCTGTTCGATCGCGATCGGCCGGGCGCGATGGCGGCGCTCGCGGGCGGCGTGCTCTACGTGTTCGGCATGTTCGCGGTGACGATGGCCGTCAACGTGCCGCTCAACGATGCGCTCGCCGCGGCCGATCCGGCGACCGCGCAAGGCGCGGCGCTGTGGACGCGCTACGTGCACGACTGGACGATGTGGAATCACGTGCGCACGGTGGCGTCGGCGGCCGCGTGCGTGTTTTTTATCGCGGGGATTGCGGCGCGGTAG